A region from the Algoriphagus machipongonensis genome encodes:
- a CDS encoding serine acetyltransferase — MEEFIQYLGNRVFVKPDLLFYEPEIIHEALELTLKDVNYHFDHVSMEDLVKRIINNQNELAIFLYRFGSTIHSIDSSSKSLNAIHFLMKDLCSCEIYYSNQIGEGFYIVHGTGTVIGSRNKIGKGFKIYQNCTIGHRNETAKGNIINDDVICYAGVKIIGENVIGKNAIIGANTVVTKNIPNHKVVYGNPLNIKDLEKETNLV, encoded by the coding sequence ATGGAAGAATTTATACAATACCTAGGAAATAGAGTTTTTGTCAAGCCAGATTTATTGTTTTATGAGCCAGAAATTATTCATGAAGCATTAGAGCTAACTTTGAAAGATGTTAATTATCATTTTGATCATGTTTCCATGGAAGACTTGGTTAAAAGAATCATTAACAATCAAAATGAATTAGCCATTTTCTTATATCGTTTTGGAAGTACTATTCACAGCATAGATAGTTCTAGCAAATCGCTCAATGCCATTCATTTTTTAATGAAAGATCTGTGTTCTTGTGAAATTTACTACTCGAATCAAATAGGTGAAGGATTCTATATTGTTCATGGAACCGGGACCGTGATAGGTTCAAGGAATAAAATCGGTAAGGGTTTTAAAATTTACCAAAATTGCACCATTGGTCACCGTAACGAAACTGCGAAAGGAAATATCATTAATGATGATGTGATTTGCTATGCTGGTGTAAAAATTATAGGTGAGAATGTGATTGGAAAAAATGCTATTATTGGAGCCAATACGGTTGTAACAAAAAACATCCCTAATCATAAGGTTGTCTATGGAAACCCTCTGAATATAAAGGATTTAGAAAAGGAAACTAACCTAGTATAA
- a CDS encoding Rrf2 family transcriptional regulator: MNNTRFATAIHILTLLADSEEEWMSSDWIAGSININPVMVRKEIGVLTKAGLVESRKGKVGGSKLAKRSSDIRLDEIYLAVKNSDVLGKKNLKPNVLCPIGKNINQKLGSLFSEIDNSVIDELHGKTLENFVKKFS, from the coding sequence ATGAACAACACAAGATTCGCAACAGCTATTCATATATTAACCCTTCTCGCAGATAGTGAAGAGGAATGGATGAGTTCGGATTGGATCGCAGGCAGTATCAATATCAATCCTGTGATGGTAAGGAAGGAAATTGGCGTTTTAACGAAAGCAGGACTTGTGGAAAGTAGAAAAGGGAAAGTAGGAGGTAGTAAGCTAGCCAAGCGAAGTAGTGATATAAGACTAGATGAAATTTATCTTGCGGTGAAGAATTCAGATGTGCTTGGAAAGAAAAATTTGAAACCTAATGTGCTATGTCCCATTGGTAAAAACATCAATCAAAAGCTGGGCAGTTTATTTTCAGAAATAGATAATTCTGTGATCGATGAGCTGCATGGTAAAACTTTAGAAAATTTCGTGAAAAAATTCAGCTGA
- a CDS encoding DinB family protein, which yields MTLKSEEIRQRYLDYALYNLWANKRLISTLSEQDEALLSEELIGSFPSIRKTVLHIWFAETGWLSRLNNKGWDVKKVDEFSGSNSDLFREWNITSEDFKDFTSKADLEEEIQFEHKNEKFSIPAREIIQTVLNHGTYHRGQLVMMMRQLGISKIPQTDYIEWVREKARGNIK from the coding sequence ATGACCTTGAAATCTGAAGAAATTCGTCAAAGATATTTAGACTATGCCTTGTATAATTTATGGGCGAATAAAAGATTAATAAGCACTTTATCAGAACAAGATGAAGCATTACTTTCTGAAGAATTAATCGGGAGTTTTCCTAGCATAAGAAAGACTGTATTGCATATTTGGTTTGCAGAAACAGGTTGGCTTTCAAGACTTAATAATAAGGGTTGGGATGTCAAAAAAGTAGATGAGTTTTCTGGATCAAATTCAGATCTTTTTAGGGAATGGAATATTACCTCAGAGGATTTCAAAGATTTTACAAGCAAAGCAGATTTAGAAGAGGAAATTCAATTTGAACACAAAAATGAAAAGTTTTCAATACCTGCTCGTGAAATAATTCAAACAGTACTTAATCATGGTACTTATCATAGGGGTCAACTAGTGATGATGATGCGTCAATTGGGAATTTCCAAAATACCTCAAACAGACTATATTGAATGGGTTAGAGAAAAAGCCAGGGGTAATATTAAATAG
- a CDS encoding peroxiredoxin family protein, which yields MKLYTYLTCIAILLLSNCTEIPRDLLKQVELDLLSQDYISYKQYAYYPNPVGKIDTIEASTIFRKNKDSFFGYDFILNKKHSNMIYIDEDLKSVNHRNEKVVLFKKNEPKVVINYINHTNDIEYSPITLLRKKDWELVKDTLLNGQNLKNYFRIETDTVIDGNTVYTEQHIFLNPASKQLDRWERRNYYNGELSQKVIYEYSDYNFELTKSEFSYEFPENYTSSFYGQNKDVNLLKVGEKAPLFTEKDLQNKPLNLADYRGKKVLLNFSSVGCSYCHEAIMHINQEKFQLSEDIAAFYIAPFDEQQELVEYFDEVKAPFAVIPNAKKLGEIYGVTSTPTFFLIDEKGIIEKVIIGNDREFLDSLKVNG from the coding sequence ATGAAGCTTTATACTTACCTAACATGTATTGCTATTCTTTTGCTTTCTAACTGTACTGAAATACCTAGAGATTTATTGAAGCAAGTCGAATTAGACTTATTAAGTCAAGACTATATCAGTTATAAGCAATATGCTTACTACCCAAATCCAGTTGGGAAAATTGATACCATTGAAGCGTCCACAATTTTCAGAAAAAATAAAGACAGCTTCTTTGGCTATGATTTTATTTTAAATAAAAAACACTCCAATATGATCTATATCGATGAGGATCTTAAATCGGTAAATCATAGAAACGAAAAAGTAGTCCTATTTAAAAAAAATGAGCCTAAGGTTGTAATCAATTACATCAACCATACCAATGACATTGAGTATTCACCAATTACTTTGTTAAGAAAAAAGGACTGGGAATTGGTCAAGGATACATTACTAAACGGGCAAAATCTAAAAAACTATTTTAGAATAGAAACCGATACAGTTATTGATGGAAATACGGTTTATACAGAGCAACACATCTTTTTAAATCCTGCTTCCAAACAATTGGATCGATGGGAAAGGAGAAATTACTATAATGGAGAATTATCTCAAAAGGTAATTTACGAGTATTCAGATTACAATTTTGAACTGACAAAATCTGAATTCTCTTATGAGTTTCCTGAAAACTACACTTCCTCCTTTTACGGGCAAAATAAAGATGTAAACTTGCTGAAGGTAGGTGAAAAAGCCCCCCTATTTACTGAGAAGGACCTCCAAAATAAGCCTTTGAACTTGGCTGATTATCGTGGAAAAAAAGTTTTACTCAACTTTTCAAGTGTGGGTTGTAGTTATTGCCACGAAGCAATCATGCACATCAATCAAGAAAAATTTCAGCTTTCAGAAGATATTGCAGCGTTTTATATTGCTCCTTTTGACGAGCAGCAAGAACTAGTTGAATATTTTGATGAGGTAAAAGCTCCTTTTGCTGTCATCCCAAATGCGAAAAAGCTTGGGGAAATATACGGAGTGACTAGTACTCCGACCTTTTTTCTCATCGATGAAAAAGGAATTATCGAAAAAGTCATAATTGGTAATGACCGAGAATTCTTAGATAGTTTGAAGGTAAACGGATAA
- a CDS encoding SDR family oxidoreductase yields MKIGITGATGQLGTLVVEELKKRTNAANLVALVRTPEKVEGIEAKAFDYEKPENLVEALKGIDSLLLISSNEIGRRGIQHENVIKSAKEAGVKWIVYTSILKADTTSINLAGEHLITENLLKESGIPFTILRNGWYTENYTASIPGAVQAGAFIGSAGYGRISSATRQDFAEAAAVVLTSENQSGKVYELSGDESYTLGDLAAELSKQTGKDIPYQDLPEQEYSKILKSIGLPEALADGLASWDVSASKGDLYDERNTLSALIGRKTTPLSTAIKAVL; encoded by the coding sequence ATGAAAATTGGAATCACCGGAGCCACCGGACAACTAGGAACCTTAGTAGTAGAGGAATTGAAAAAAAGAACAAATGCGGCCAACCTGGTTGCTCTTGTTCGTACTCCAGAAAAAGTGGAGGGAATTGAAGCCAAGGCGTTTGATTACGAAAAACCTGAGAACTTGGTAGAAGCCTTGAAAGGAATAGATAGTCTTTTGCTGATTTCTAGTAATGAGATTGGGAGAAGAGGCATACAGCATGAAAATGTAATTAAATCCGCCAAAGAAGCTGGCGTAAAGTGGATAGTTTATACTAGTATTTTAAAAGCAGATACTACCTCTATCAATCTTGCTGGAGAGCATTTGATCACTGAGAATTTGCTGAAAGAATCAGGAATTCCTTTTACGATTCTTAGAAATGGATGGTACACCGAAAATTATACTGCTTCGATTCCAGGAGCTGTACAAGCAGGTGCTTTTATAGGAAGTGCTGGATATGGTAGAATCTCTTCTGCCACACGACAGGATTTTGCCGAAGCTGCAGCTGTAGTATTAACAAGTGAAAACCAATCAGGTAAGGTGTACGAACTTTCAGGTGACGAATCTTATACCTTAGGCGATTTGGCCGCTGAACTATCTAAGCAAACGGGGAAAGATATTCCTTACCAAGACCTTCCAGAACAAGAATACAGTAAGATTTTGAAATCCATAGGATTACCGGAGGCCTTGGCAGATGGATTAGCGAGTTGGGATGTTTCTGCTTCCAAAGGAGATTTATATGACGAGAGAAACACACTTTCGGCGCTTATAGGAAGGAAAACCACTCCTTTGTCCACTGCAATAAAAGCAGTTCTGTAA